The stretch of DNA TTTTCGGGCACGGTGGCAGAAAACATTGCCTACGGCAGCTTTGACGCCAGCTTTGATCAAATTCTTCACGCCGCCAAGCTGGCGGAAGCCCACGAGTTTATCGCCCAGCTGCCCCAGGGCTACGACACCATCGTGGGGGAGCGGGGCCAGAAACTCTCGGGGGGCCAGCGGCAGCGGCTGGCGATCGCCCGCGCCATTCTCAAAGACCCGCCGATCTTGGTGCTGGATGAGGCCACCTCGGCGGTGGACAACGAGACCGAGGCGGCAATTCAGCGATCGCTGGCGGTGATTACTCAGAACCGCACGACCCTGGCGATCGCCCACCGCCTCTCCACCATTCGCCATTGCCACTGCATCTACGTTATGTCCTACGGCGAAATCGTCGAGCAGGGCCGCCACGAGGAATTGCTGGAGCTAAACGGCATCTACGCCAGCCTGTGGCGGGTGCAGTCGGGCCTGCGATGAGGACCAAAAAGTGATAGTGGGCGTTGCTCCCTTAGTCCAGCGTAAGCTTCGGCAAAGTTGTAGCGTAGGGAATGATAACAATCAAGGGTAAGGCAGGAGAGTCAACTCCTGAATAAAGCGAAAGTCTCGTTGATTTTTGCTCAGAAGCGAAATGTTATGGGCGATCGCCCTGGCAGCAATCAAAGCATCAGCAATGAGCAATCCGTGACTGAGATAGTAAGTTGCCAATAAAAAGGTGGCACGCTCTGAAATTTCGCTATTCAATGGCAAAACCTGGAACTTGGCTAGAAACCGCTCCAGCGTCTGCTGCTCTAGCTTGTTGCGACACCCAACGACGAGTTCCATGACGGTAATACTGGAAACAGCAAGCCGTGCGGTCTGACTTTCTCATTTAAGACGGCCAACTGCATTAGCATCCTTGTTGGCGACATCAATCAAAATGTCAGTGTCGATTAGTACGCTGGCCATTAACGATGCCAGTGCTGCTGACGAACCTGTTTGACCCAGGCGCTACTGTCGGCCATATCTGAGCGATCGCACCACATGCCTACAAAAGGCTCCTGGTCTAAGTCAATAACGTGATGACTCTCTTGGCCGTGGGTTGGGTATCGTTGCTTGAGAAAGGCGACAAAATCGTTAACCAGGCGCTGGGCGTCGTCAGGGAGTGTGAGAATATCTTGCTTCAGTTGTTCAAACTCCAGCACAGGATTCACCTAGGATGATTTTGCGGTGTGTTTTAAGCTTAGCGGTAATAACGGACCACCTTAGCAACTGGCGATCGCCTCCGCCCATTCAAATACCGCATCAGGAATCGAAATCGCTATTTTCATAGCGGCTGCCCCTAAATGGCTATCCTCCCGTTATACCCCAGTCATACAGCGGGTGTGTCCAAGCTGTTCCCTAAACATGCCTGACGCCACGCTAACCTGAATGTAGACTTCTCCCCCTGCACCCATCCACCCCTCACCCGTCCCCCCATCCACTCCCTCCCCCATGCCCACCCCCCTGATCGAGTTTCGCCAGCTGCAAAAGGTCTACGGCACCGGCAACACCGAGGTGCGGGCGCTGTGGAATGTGGATCTAGCCATCTATCCCGGCGAATACTGCGCCATCATGGGGCCGTCGGGCTCCGGCAAATCCACCGCCATGAACATGATCGGCTGCCTCGATCGCCCCACCGCCGGGCAATACTACTTCGACAGCCAGAATGTGGCCACCCTGGAGGACAACGAGCTGGCCCACATTCGCAACCAGAAGATCGGCTTTGTGTTTCAGCAGTTCCACCTGCTGCCCCAGCTTACCGCGCGCGAAAACGTGGAGCTGCCGATGATCTACTCGGGGGTGCGTAGTGACCTGCGTCGCCAGCGGGCAACGGAGGCCCTGGAGCGGGTGGGGCTGGGCGATCGCATCCACAACAAGCCCACTCAGCTCTCGGGCGGGCAGCAGCAGCGGGTGGCGATCGCGCGGGCGATCGTCAACCATCCCCTACTCCTGCTGGCCGATGAGCCCACCGGGGCCCTCGACACCCACACTACCGAAGACGTGCTGGGTATCTTCGCCGACCTCCACCGGGCGGGCATTACCGTAGTGATGGTCACCCACGAGCCCGATGTGGCCCGCGCCAGCCAGCGCATCGTCTGGTTCAAGGACGGCGAGGTGCTCAACGACCACCTCAGCCCGGACGACCTGGCCCAGTCCATTGCCGTTCGATAGCGGCGTAAACCCCATGGAGTGCAGGCAGACAGGGGGAAGCCTCGTCACTGCGCTCAGTCCCCTAAGACCTCCAGGACCGTCTTGGGCTGTAGCTTTTGCTTAAACCACACCACCTGGGCGGGAATGTTCGCCATATTCACGCCGGCATTCTCCAGGTTGAGCCGTTCGGACACCGCCAGAATCAGGTTGTCGCGGCCCGAGTTGCGCACCTGGGCAAACTTTTTGCGCAGATACTCGGGCCGCCAGTAGCCGACAATCTCCAGCAAATACTCCCGCCCGTCGGGGTGTACCAGGCGAAAGTCAGGGATCATTACGCTGCCGGGCAGGGGCACCAGATCGACCTCCCGCTCCAGCTTCCAGGCGGTCTTGGCCGGCCAGCGATTGACAAAGGACTCTTCGATCAGGCTGTCGTAGGTCTTGCCGGGGGGGTAGTGGGTGACCAGGCCGCAGTCGCTGTCGAGGGTAAACTGGCGCGGCTTTACCTGCTGGGTGTAGCTGTCTTTCATCTGCAGAGTTGCCGTCAGCCGCCACTTGCTGACGTGCAGAATGGCGGGGATCAGCTTGGCGATGTCTACCCCGTAGCGCGTGCTGGGCTTGAACAAACTGGCGGGGCCGTCGATGGTGATGGTAAACCCACAGTCGGCGTCCCCCTCGATGTAGGTCATCAGCCGAAACAGCTTCAGGTAGCGAAACATCAGCTTGTACTCGCCCGGATCGTTGCGGTACAGGTGCATGACCAGGTCGCTGGCTTTGTAGAAAACGCCCTGGGTCTGGGACAGGTTGTAGCGGTGAATCAGCGCCTCGGGCGTGGGGGCCTCAAACTCAGTCAGGATGTGGTTGTCCTGGCGATCGGCGTAGAGCCCCTGGCGCAACTCCGCGATGGATACCTCCCGGCCCAGTTCCTCCGACAGCTGTTGCCCCAGGCTGGCCAGGGTGGCCTGGGTCGCGGCGGCGGCGGGGACGCCCTGGGCCGCCAGCGCAAACACCCGTCGCCGTAGCGCGATCGGCTCCAGGGGACTGACGACATCAAAGGTGGCAAAGCTGTTGCGCAAAATGTGGGCCAGCCCCCGCTTGATGCGGTAGTTGGTGTCTTCCCCTTCCAGGTCCTGGAGCTGGCGGTTGAGGTCCCCCTGGGTGTGGCCCACCTGCTGCTGAAATAGGGCAATCAGGTCGGCAGCGATCGCCCGGTTCTCCCCGTCCAGCTTCAGTCGCTTGGGCTGTAGCCCCTCCCCCTGGTACCGATAGATGAGTAGCTCACTGGGTAACGTTGGTCTCACCCCCTGGGCGCGTTTGAGTGGGCAGTTGGCTCTAAGATTGAGGCACAGAGACGGGGGGCAGGTTCGAGTCATCTCCCCCGATTGCCCTGACCCCACCGCCCTGCATCTTACCGGATAGGACCATGCTTAACTTCCAACCCCCCGGCTTTATTCAGCAGGCGCTAGCCACCGACCTTGGGGTAATGGCCTACTACACCCCCGGGGGCTGGCCCTGGCAGCGGGAGCATGATGCCCCCCGCCCGACCCTGGTGTTTCTCCACAGTCTGGGGGGCGGTTCCTCCGCCTTCGAGTGGTCCA from Leptolyngbya sp. KIOST-1 encodes:
- a CDS encoding DUF790 family protein; translation: MRPTLPSELLIYRYQGEGLQPKRLKLDGENRAIAADLIALFQQQVGHTQGDLNRQLQDLEGEDTNYRIKRGLAHILRNSFATFDVVSPLEPIALRRRVFALAAQGVPAAAATQATLASLGQQLSEELGREVSIAELRQGLYADRQDNHILTEFEAPTPEALIHRYNLSQTQGVFYKASDLVMHLYRNDPGEYKLMFRYLKLFRLMTYIEGDADCGFTITIDGPASLFKPSTRYGVDIAKLIPAILHVSKWRLTATLQMKDSYTQQVKPRQFTLDSDCGLVTHYPPGKTYDSLIEESFVNRWPAKTAWKLEREVDLVPLPGSVMIPDFRLVHPDGREYLLEIVGYWRPEYLRKKFAQVRNSGRDNLILAVSERLNLENAGVNMANIPAQVVWFKQKLQPKTVLEVLGD
- a CDS encoding ABC transporter ATP-binding protein; the protein is MPTPLIEFRQLQKVYGTGNTEVRALWNVDLAIYPGEYCAIMGPSGSGKSTAMNMIGCLDRPTAGQYYFDSQNVATLEDNELAHIRNQKIGFVFQQFHLLPQLTARENVELPMIYSGVRSDLRRQRATEALERVGLGDRIHNKPTQLSGGQQQRVAIARAIVNHPLLLLADEPTGALDTHTTEDVLGIFADLHRAGITVVMVTHEPDVARASQRIVWFKDGEVLNDHLSPDDLAQSIAVR